The Apium graveolens cultivar Ventura chromosome 3, ASM990537v1, whole genome shotgun sequence sequence tgcacaattcctgtgggaaaacattatgtgccgatatggaattccccgtatcctcatcactgacaatggagcacaattcaacaatgaggaattcaagaagtattgtgaagaaaatgaaattgaattacgattcacctctgtggctcacccgcaagccaatgggcaagcagaggtagcaaatcggataatcctggatggactaaagaagaggatcgagaagtcaagaaataattgggtggatgagatacttcccatattatgggcctataggactacctgtagagtcacgacatgagcaactcctttcatgttggcatatggggcagaagcagtagttctcgtggagatatcacattcctctccaaggattcaggctttcaacgcagaagaaaatgaggaagggcagaggttagccctggatctgatcgatgaagtgcgagataaggcacatgcaaagataatagaatatcagaaaaaggcttcattctactacaacctaagggttaaagaaaggttttttaaacaaggcgatctagtcttgaggaagatagaagcttctggtgtaggacaaaaagggaagcttgccccgaattgggaagggccgtacagagtcaagagtgttcaaggtagaggaacctacaagctagagactatggatggatttgaagtcccgagaacttggcatgcacaaaacctgaaggtttactatgtgtagggcagccggatacgattctcactcgtcaggatggcgagtaggttgaaaagcaccttgaagctttgcttgcttaggatttatatgttttagttttattacgaagtttattattacttgtgtaagggacgaatcccagacaattttacgaaattcatgagttcttcaaagtatgtttgtggcctaacaaataaaaatcaaatgcatggatgcaagcatagaaggtgataaatgaaatagatctgatagatattacaaaaattcgataaataaagtctcgaaaataggataaaaaacaacaagccacgcagggctgaaaaagctctaaggagctgaagtaccctcggcatccatatcatcgtcctctccgctctcgctggatgtctctgtcgtctcggaggaggaggaagagctatcgtcctcagctggtctggaagaagactcgggaggaggaaggagtggatcctgagaaacatgatccgagacaactactcgggtacgaaacctctgtagcaaagcctcgtcatcagggcagacatagtccgtcgggttaatatcaggacaagcctcgttcacggtcccaagggccgtgtcccaaccagtcctaaaaaaaccgggaaagactgaatcatccctaatcct is a genomic window containing:
- the LOC141710929 gene encoding uncharacterized protein LOC141710929, yielding MGAQSLASSNAYFQGAVRQAESWKRASDKADNALRRQQKKYATLEKKLKRKEEELGESNAELVVLRAEKDKAIDNYLDSEEFAQSMRIRDDSVFPGFFRTGWDTALGTVNEACPDINPTDYVCPDDEALLQRFRTRVVVSDHVSQDPLLPPPESSSRPAEDDSSSSSSETTETSSESGEDDDMDAEGTSAP